The proteins below are encoded in one region of Danio rerio strain Tuebingen ecotype United States chromosome 14, GRCz12tu, whole genome shotgun sequence:
- the trpt1 gene encoding tRNA 2'-phosphotransferase 1 isoform X2: MDCETRGRGRRGRGNRNEESRDVRLSKSLSYVLRHGASKMGLQMNSDGFVFVEELLAHQQFRSFSVDDVERVVASNDKQRFKLCKHPEDDRLQIRANQGHSVQVTDLELREISQDDQDYPREAVHGSYMKHWPSIRSQGLSRMNRTHIHLAPGLPGEGRVISGMRQSCDLAVYIDVTKAMSDGIKFFWSENGVLLTPGDAAGILAPCYFSRAQRLKPLPCDIELH; this comes from the exons AGCAGAGATGTCCGTCTGTCTAAATCTCTGTCTTATGTGTTACGCCACGGTGCCAGTAAGATGGGTCTTCAGATGAACTCGG ATGGCTTTGTATTTGTGGAGGAACTACTCGCTCATCAGCAGTTTCGCTCATTTTCAGTGGATGATGTGGAGCGAGTCGTAGCCTCCAATGACAAACAGCGATTCAAGCTGTGCAAACACCCTGAGGATGATCGTCTGCAGATACGAGCCAATCAGGGTCACTCAGTACAG GTTACAGATCTAGAATTGCGAGAGATATCCCAAGATGATCAGGATTATCCGAGAGAAGCTGTTCACGGCTCATACATGAAGCACTGGCCCTCCATCCGCAGTCAGGgcctcagcagaatgaacagAACTCACATACACCTGGCTCCTGGACTGCCTGGAGAGGGCAGAGTCATCAGCG GTATGCGACAGAGTTGTGATCTAGCTGTGTATATTGATGTCACGAAAGCAATGTCAg ATGGGATTAAGTTCTTCTGGTCAGAGAACGGTGTGCTGTTGACTCCTGGAGATGCAGCTGGGATTTTAGCACCGTGCTATTTTTCACGAGCACAGAGACTAAAACCGTTAC cttgTGACATTGAACTGCATTAG